One genomic region from Candidatus Latescibacter sp. encodes:
- a CDS encoding aminotransferase class V-fold PLP-dependent enzyme, with amino-acid sequence MAEIYMDNAAGTRLLPEVFDAMLPYFGMEFGNPSSIHPKGGTPREALDKAREQVAALIEAAPAEIYFTSCGSESNNMALKGCVWANEKKGRHIVVSAIEHQSVLNAARSLSRMGWEVTTVGVDSKGFADPDAVASAIRNDTVLVSVMQASNEIGVIEPIREIAALVKEKGAFFHTDAIQTAGTIPVSVKDLGVDMLSLAANAFYGPKGAGALYIRKGVRTYSLIDGGIQERGRRAGTENVPAIAGMGRAAELAMRHMPNRIAATTRLRDRLTFGLEASIPKLVINGDRAMRLPGNVHISVEAVEGESMLFSLAAKGILAASGSSCADKALKSSHVLNAIGLDHALANASVLFTLGFENTESEVENVIEVLPPLVARLRSMSPLWSG; translated from the coding sequence ATGGCGGAAATTTATATGGATAATGCCGCAGGAACGCGGCTTCTTCCGGAAGTGTTCGATGCAATGCTCCCCTATTTTGGCATGGAATTCGGCAATCCTTCGAGTATTCACCCGAAAGGAGGCACTCCCCGTGAAGCCCTGGATAAAGCCAGGGAGCAGGTAGCCGCCCTCATCGAAGCAGCACCGGCTGAGATATATTTCACTTCGTGCGGTTCCGAATCAAATAATATGGCGCTGAAAGGATGCGTCTGGGCCAACGAGAAAAAAGGCCGGCATATCGTGGTGTCCGCGATCGAGCACCAGTCTGTTCTGAATGCGGCGCGGTCGCTCTCACGTATGGGTTGGGAGGTGACCACGGTCGGTGTGGACAGTAAAGGGTTTGCCGATCCGGATGCGGTGGCCTCCGCGATAAGGAATGATACGGTGCTGGTATCGGTGATGCAGGCTTCCAATGAAATCGGCGTCATCGAGCCGATTCGGGAAATCGCAGCACTGGTGAAAGAAAAGGGGGCATTTTTCCACACCGATGCTATCCAGACCGCCGGAACAATCCCGGTCTCTGTCAAAGATCTAGGGGTGGATATGCTCTCCCTGGCGGCGAATGCATTCTATGGGCCGAAAGGCGCCGGAGCCCTTTACATCCGGAAGGGTGTACGCACCTATTCTCTCATCGATGGCGGTATCCAGGAACGGGGCCGGAGGGCCGGAACGGAAAATGTCCCCGCCATAGCGGGAATGGGCAGGGCGGCGGAGCTTGCCATGCGGCACATGCCTAACAGGATAGCGGCGACAACCCGGCTTCGCGACCGGCTCACTTTCGGACTGGAGGCTTCCATTCCCAAGCTCGTGATAAACGGAGACCGCGCGATGAGGCTTCCCGGGAATGTTCACATCAGCGTGGAAGCTGTCGAGGGCGAATCCATGCTGTTCAGCCTGGCCGCAAAAGGGATACTTGCCGCCTCGGGTTCATCGTGCGCGGACAAGGCGCTAAAAAGTTCTCATGTGCTGAACGCTATCGGGCTCGACCATGCCCTCGCCAATGCATCGGTTCTTTTTACCCTCGGTTTCGAGAACACGGAATCGGAGGTGGAAAATGTGATCGAGGTTCTTCCGCCGCTGGTAGCCAGGCTGCGGTCCATGTCACCCTTGTGGAGCGGATAA
- a CDS encoding type IV pilus twitching motility protein PilT — protein MAQIDKLFYLLKEKKGSDLHISVGAPPLIRIAGDLTPVTNAILPQAETKKLLYEIMSENQQERFEERMELDFAYAISGLARFRCNIFLQQRGIAAVFRIIPEEILSVEQLKIPPQIINFAKLHRGLILCTGPTGSGKSTTLAALVDYVNQNRQEHIITVEDPIEFVHLNKKCLVNQRELGAHTESFAAALKSALREDPDVILVGEMRDLETIQLALTAAETGHLVFGTLHTSSAAKTIDRIIDVFPSGQQGQVRSMLSESLKGVMAQTLMKKIGGGRIAAIEIMIGNPAIGNLIREEKTFQINSVLQTSKAEGMQTLDMALYDLCQKKLITVNDSIDYAADKKAMRAQLGQK, from the coding sequence GTGGCTCAGATTGACAAGCTCTTTTATCTGTTAAAAGAAAAGAAAGGCTCGGACCTGCATATCAGTGTGGGGGCGCCGCCTCTTATCCGCATAGCCGGTGATCTGACCCCGGTTACCAACGCCATTCTTCCCCAGGCTGAGACCAAAAAGCTGCTCTATGAAATCATGTCAGAGAATCAGCAGGAGCGGTTCGAGGAGAGGATGGAGCTGGACTTTGCCTATGCGATTTCCGGCCTGGCCAGGTTTCGATGTAATATCTTTTTGCAGCAGCGCGGAATCGCCGCAGTATTCCGTATTATACCGGAAGAAATTCTTTCAGTTGAACAATTGAAAATTCCCCCGCAGATTATCAATTTCGCCAAACTGCACCGTGGGCTGATTCTCTGCACCGGTCCGACCGGCAGCGGCAAATCCACTACCCTGGCAGCTCTGGTAGATTATGTAAATCAAAACCGTCAGGAACACATCATTACAGTCGAGGATCCAATAGAGTTTGTACATCTGAACAAGAAATGCCTGGTAAACCAGCGTGAGCTGGGGGCGCATACCGAATCCTTCGCGGCGGCATTAAAATCAGCGCTTCGTGAGGATCCTGATGTTATTCTTGTGGGAGAAATGCGTGATCTGGAGACCATTCAGCTTGCTCTTACCGCCGCCGAGACAGGGCATCTTGTTTTCGGGACCCTTCATACCTCGAGTGCGGCCAAAACCATCGACCGTATTATCGACGTATTTCCCTCCGGGCAGCAGGGGCAGGTGCGTTCCATGCTATCTGAATCCCTGAAAGGGGTTATGGCCCAGACCCTGATGAAAAAGATCGGGGGAGGACGTATCGCCGCCATCGAAATCATGATCGGGAATCCGGCTATCGGAAACCTGATCCGCGAGGAAAAAACCTTTCAGATCAACTCTGTTTTGCAGACTTCTAAAGCCGAAGGTATGCAGACTCTGGATATGGCGCTTTATGACCTCTGCCAGAAAAAGCTCATCACGGTCAATGACAGTATCGATTATGCAGCGGATAAAAAAGCCATGCGCGCCCAGTTGGGTCAGAAATAA
- the pilM gene encoding type IV pilus assembly protein PilM, which translates to MQLYRRETSAIGLDIGSSMIKAAKMTLRGKRYYFENYALEPVEEGVIQSGEIKNPSSLAQSALKAVRKCDPHMKEVVIALPNSSILSDVLTMDLRSEKDMREAVMVEAQQISPFDMAEVELDYAILSRDEAAKKMKVLMVVAKNDIILSYIDFLSEAGLKPTVFDVDLFALNNICHLNYDMGKYHSGILLNIGSENTVAAFYQNGTYHSSRDISIAGMNFIRELKNIPDMTSEKCYGIVQGKITQDLDLEAVTHALNSSSKELANAVDVALSYLQSSDVMEKLDVVLLSGGYAWVPGLINVLEMRTGAEVMVMDPFVNIRYNEKTMENVDLKRIGAILSVAMGLATRNN; encoded by the coding sequence ATGCAGCTCTACCGCAGAGAGACGAGTGCTATAGGCCTGGATATCGGGTCCAGCATGATTAAAGCAGCGAAAATGACTTTGAGGGGCAAGCGGTATTACTTCGAAAACTACGCCCTGGAACCGGTCGAGGAGGGAGTCATTCAGTCCGGAGAGATCAAGAACCCCTCCAGTCTTGCCCAGTCTGCCCTGAAAGCGGTCAGAAAGTGCGATCCCCATATGAAAGAAGTGGTAATTGCCTTGCCCAACTCCTCCATTCTTTCCGATGTGCTGACCATGGACCTCCGGTCTGAAAAAGATATGCGCGAGGCAGTCATGGTGGAAGCGCAGCAGATATCCCCATTTGACATGGCGGAAGTCGAACTTGATTATGCCATACTAAGCCGTGATGAAGCTGCCAAGAAGATGAAAGTGCTCATGGTGGTAGCCAAGAACGATATCATCCTTTCCTATATCGATTTTCTCTCGGAGGCCGGGCTCAAACCCACTGTTTTCGATGTCGATCTTTTTGCCCTGAACAATATATGTCACTTGAATTATGATATGGGGAAATATCACTCCGGTATTCTCCTCAACATCGGCTCGGAAAATACTGTAGCCGCTTTTTACCAGAATGGAACATATCATTCGTCCAGGGATATATCCATTGCCGGAATGAATTTCATACGGGAGCTGAAAAATATTCCCGACATGACCAGCGAAAAGTGCTATGGCATCGTTCAGGGGAAAATCACTCAAGACTTGGATCTGGAAGCTGTAACCCACGCTTTGAACAGCTCGAGCAAGGAATTGGCCAATGCGGTGGATGTGGCGCTCTCTTATCTCCAATCTTCCGATGTCATGGAGAAACTCGATGTGGTCCTGCTCTCCGGTGGATATGCCTGGGTGCCGGGATTGATCAATGTACTGGAGATGCGCACCGGCGCCGAAGTCATGGTCATGGACCCATTTGTAAACATACGATATAACGAGAAAACAATGGAGAATGTCGATCTCAAAAGGATCGGCGCTATTCTCTCTGTGGCAATGGGTTTGGCAACCCGTAACAATTAG
- a CDS encoding PilN domain-containing protein, which produces MYIKINLLPQEFRPRKTLIAFDYKVVLIFLIVLAAAGLAGYYVHINRALAGEVKQLSNLQNQQAMIRDTVELKNEVDVLKKKITERVAIIKELTGDSDVRFDMLKHINSIVPENLWLSNISENVLSGRIVFTIEGMSYVKKDISRFLEGLENYKKFKSVALESITPSPLETQDAFQFILNVELLTNKPAAPAPGKK; this is translated from the coding sequence ATGTACATAAAGATCAATCTGCTTCCACAGGAGTTCAGGCCGAGAAAGACTTTGATCGCCTTTGATTACAAGGTGGTCCTGATCTTCCTCATCGTTCTGGCGGCGGCCGGACTGGCAGGGTATTATGTTCACATTAACCGCGCCCTCGCCGGGGAAGTGAAGCAGCTCTCCAATCTTCAGAACCAGCAGGCCATGATCAGGGACACAGTCGAGCTCAAAAATGAGGTCGATGTTCTCAAGAAAAAGATTACCGAGCGTGTGGCAATCATAAAAGAGCTTACCGGCGACAGCGATGTCCGCTTCGATATGCTTAAGCATATCAACAGCATCGTTCCGGAAAACCTGTGGCTATCGAATATCAGCGAGAATGTTCTGAGCGGCCGGATTGTGTTTACCATAGAGGGAATGTCCTACGTGAAAAAAGACATATCCCGGTTTTTGGAAGGACTGGAGAACTACAAGAAATTCAAAAGCGTGGCGCTTGAATCGATCACGCCCTCTCCTCTGGAGACTCAGGACGCCTTTCAATTTATTTTGAACGTGGAGCTTTTGACCAACAAGCCGGCGGCCCCCGCTCCGGGGAAGAAATAG
- the pilO gene encoding type 4a pilus biogenesis protein PilO, giving the protein MAIDFDIKDPKNQRLLATVMIAVVVMYAFFNFVIKVKSQELKSKKAEKVTLQQSLNDMQRSLQTKVKLLVERESLQTKMKELEMILPSHENMAALLDQFSQVENNTKVYVVGFKADETVEGGGKPYQANKYTITIEAGFHQFAAFMSEMMALPRILSFSDMKITTNPAAKDKTATNEGLEDQPRSLTIECTVTSYIFKTLGESEAGAKDKKP; this is encoded by the coding sequence ATGGCCATAGATTTTGACATCAAGGATCCGAAAAATCAGCGCTTGTTGGCGACTGTGATGATCGCCGTTGTGGTGATGTACGCCTTTTTCAACTTTGTTATCAAGGTAAAGAGCCAGGAACTGAAAAGCAAGAAAGCAGAGAAGGTCACCCTGCAGCAAAGCCTCAACGATATGCAGCGGAGCCTGCAGACGAAAGTGAAATTGCTGGTGGAAAGGGAATCTCTTCAAACCAAGATGAAAGAGCTGGAGATGATCCTGCCCAGTCATGAGAATATGGCTGCCCTTCTGGACCAATTTTCCCAGGTCGAGAACAATACGAAAGTGTATGTGGTGGGATTCAAGGCCGATGAAACAGTGGAGGGAGGGGGTAAACCCTACCAGGCCAACAAGTATACGATCACCATCGAGGCAGGCTTCCACCAGTTTGCTGCATTCATGAGCGAAATGATGGCATTGCCGCGGATATTGAGTTTTTCGGATATGAAGATCACCACCAATCCCGCGGCAAAAGACAAGACCGCGACGAATGAAGGGCTGGAGGACCAGCCGCGCTCTCTCACCATTGAATGTACGGTCACTTCGTACATATTCAAGACTCTCGGTGAAAGTGAAGCAGGCGCCAAGGACAAGAAGCCATGA
- a CDS encoding secretin N-terminal domain-containing protein: MKKNNLLMVFLLLTVPILSSYDSGRCETTRDISRIKISSLDFEKADIRQIMKTLSEIGNRNIILDKAVIGECTIYLRDVTWPEALVAVMKMNDLVAYEDRGFIKVLTRTDFENQQKLLLEKQKVLKREEPLKVQVIRIRNSNAADIKSTLDPLLGKQDQPSVDRRTNSLVFTVSDSSFTVIQNIIKELDTETKQISIEVKMVTVDSNSLSELGINWSATNKNNSISQKTVSTTGNLLNISASGTVSNAILNANLASLINKNKAEVVSRPHITTQDNEPATISSGSQVPYVTYDQARNTIVQLFDASTALRVTPHVLTDDRILLDVEAVRRTAEGVGVGLKITEEQAKVKMITSNGETAVIGGMRQMQESKQDQGIPILQDIPLLGQLFKYTKRETKKTDLIIFITPRIEAPMSTQVSPSEQ, translated from the coding sequence ATGAAAAAAAATAACCTGCTGATGGTATTCTTATTACTCACCGTCCCAATCCTTTCCTCGTATGATTCGGGACGATGTGAGACTACTCGCGATATTTCCCGTATAAAAATCTCGAGTCTGGATTTCGAGAAAGCGGACATCCGGCAGATCATGAAGACCCTGTCCGAAATCGGGAACCGCAACATCATCCTCGACAAGGCGGTGATCGGCGAATGCACCATTTACCTTCGGGATGTAACTTGGCCGGAGGCGCTGGTTGCGGTCATGAAAATGAACGATCTGGTGGCCTATGAGGACCGTGGATTCATCAAAGTCCTCACGAGAACGGACTTTGAAAACCAGCAGAAACTCCTCTTGGAAAAACAGAAGGTGCTGAAGCGTGAGGAACCCCTGAAAGTCCAGGTGATAAGAATCCGTAACTCCAATGCGGCAGATATAAAAAGCACCCTTGATCCCCTTCTGGGAAAACAGGATCAGCCCTCGGTGGACCGCCGGACCAATTCCCTGGTGTTCACTGTGTCTGATTCCAGTTTTACGGTAATCCAGAACATTATCAAGGAATTGGATACCGAGACAAAACAGATATCCATCGAAGTCAAGATGGTCACCGTGGATTCAAATTCTCTGAGCGAGCTGGGCATCAACTGGTCGGCGACAAATAAAAATAACTCTATCAGCCAGAAGACCGTTAGCACGACAGGCAATCTGCTCAACATTTCCGCTTCGGGAACGGTTTCCAATGCAATACTCAACGCCAACCTGGCTTCTCTCATAAACAAAAACAAGGCGGAGGTGGTTTCGCGGCCCCATATCACCACACAGGACAACGAACCGGCCACTATCAGCTCCGGAAGCCAGGTGCCTTACGTCACCTATGACCAGGCGCGCAACACTATCGTTCAGCTTTTCGATGCGTCCACTGCACTCCGGGTCACCCCGCATGTGCTGACCGACGACCGTATTCTGCTCGATGTGGAGGCTGTCCGGAGGACCGCCGAGGGAGTGGGCGTCGGACTAAAAATCACCGAGGAGCAGGCCAAAGTCAAGATGATCACTTCCAACGGTGAAACGGCAGTTATCGGCGGGATGCGCCAGATGCAGGAATCGAAACAGGATCAGGGAATTCCCATTTTGCAGGATATTCCGCTTCTCGGGCAGTTGTTCAAATATACCAAGAGGGAAACAAAAAAGACCGATCTGATTATTTTCATCACCCCCCGTATCGAAGCGCCGATGAGCACCCAGGTTTCGCCTTCCGAACAATGA